A single region of the Podospora pseudopauciseta strain CBS 411.78 chromosome 1, whole genome shotgun sequence genome encodes:
- the RPL24 gene encoding 60S ribosomal protein L24 (COG:J; EggNog:ENOG503P28W), translating to MRTYEDTFSGARIYPGKGKLYVRGDSKIFRFQNGKSESLFLQRKNPRRIAWTVLYRRQHKKGISEEVAKKRTRRTVKSQRAIVGATLDVIKERRSMRPEARSAARAQAIKEAKEKKAASAAAKKSEKAKAAANASKGRIVGKQGAKGAQSKPAIHSR from the exons ATGCGCACCTACGAGGATACCTTCTCCGGCGCCCGGATCTACCCTGGCAAG GGCAAGCTGTACGTCCGTGGCGACAGCAAGATCTTCCGTTTCCAAAACGGCAAATCCGAGTCCCTTTTCCTCCAACGCAAGAACCCTCGCCGCATCGCCTGGACTGTCCTCTACCGCAGACAACACAAGAAGGGTATCTCTGAG GAGGTTGCCAAGAAGCGTACTCGCCGCACCGTCAAGTCCCAGCGTGCCATCGTTGGTGCTACCCTCGATGTGATCAAGGAGCGCCGCTCCATGCGCCCCGAGGCCCGCTCTGCTGCTCGCGCTCAGGCCATtaaggaggccaaggagaagaaggctgcttcCGCCGCCGCTAAGAAGTctgagaaggccaaggctgctgccAACGCCTCCAAGGGCCGTATCGTCGGCAAGCAGGGTGCTAAGGGTGCGCAGTCCAAGCCTGCCATCCATAGCCGTTAA
- a CDS encoding hypothetical protein (EggNog:ENOG503P2EH; COG:O), whose protein sequence is MSGLKAGDSFPPNVTFTYVPPTGDLNVTACGIGIQYDASKEFASKKVVLVAVPGAFTPTCQVSHVTSYLAKLDDLKAKGVDQVIFIASNDHWVMAAWGKANGVKDDSILFMSDTGLEFSKSIGWTQGDRTLRYAIVVDHGKVTYAEVDSVRGSIENTGAEGVLAKL, encoded by the exons ATGTCCGGTCTCAAAGCAGGCgactccttcccccccaacgTAACCTTTACCTACGTCCCCCCCACCGGCGACCTCAACGTCACCGCCTGCGGCATCGGCATCCAATACGACGCCAGCAAAGAATTCGCCTCCAAGAAAGTAGTCCTCGTCGCCGTCCCCGGCGCCTTCACCCCAACCTGCCAGGTCTCCCACGTGACCTCCTACCTCGCCAAGCTGGACGacctcaaggccaagggCGTCGACCAGgtcatcttcatcgcctcCAACGACCACTGGGTCATGGCCGCTTGGGGCAAGGCGAACGGTGTCAAGGATGATTCTATT CTATTCATGTCCGACACCGGTCTGGAATTCTCCAAGAGCATCGGCTGGACTCAGGGTGATCGCACGCTGAGATACGCCATCGTTGTTGACCACGGCAAGGTCACCTACGCCGAGGTCGATTCTGTTAGAGGCAGCATCGAGAACACTGGCGCCGAGGGTGTTCTTGCTAAACTTTAA
- a CDS encoding hypothetical protein (EggNog:ENOG503NYW3), with protein sequence MAIINLLPLNYRRPALVERPATSASQVSTQQSEEGSVNQGDTSLKSIRSGSSGGIPPPLSFDRIIEGGTCPPCTVRDFMNYLIYVERSAENLQFFLWYRDFEKRFNEAQTADLTLAPEWTLAMEEEAVARIKKEQAEKARVKPPKSVSPAVAEIFKGTDFEKPIQKPSVATTIATTPISPLAASNGGDPFGTPPRTPSDRGHHYPNSNTATTYNTAANEAFALAGLKAPFTVQPFRVELNRIIVTYIMSGSPRQLNLSDREQKAVLQALCFTTHPSALRVVVRSVESTLRQQAHPNFIRWSICNGNPVRVTFARCLGVGTIALSTIAAIILTLSSAPRGFRALPAIGWVIGVATLVAAYKGMCVVLHGLHHRHVRPWELFAVDGEDHQQNEKEQDVRSEKSLETGSNSFENEPWVVKYEKRNLIRKIFDREVWIQEPALRQIQDTIFVQSLLFAFICAGGLTAIFVPLPGGNLF encoded by the exons ATGGCAATCATAAACCTGTTACCCTTGAACTATCGGCGGCCAGCCTTGGTCGAAAGACCAGCAACAAGCGCCAGTCAAGTTTCGACACAGCAGTCTGAAGAGGGATCTGTCAATCAAGGTGACACATCCTTGAAGTCGATCAGGTCGGGCAGCTCAGGAGGTATCCCGCCGCCTCTCAGCTTTGATCGTATCATCGAAGGGGGCACCTGCCCT CCTTGTACCGTTCGTGACTTCATGAACTATCTCATCTACGTCGAGCGCTCTGCCGAAAACCTCCAATTTTTCCTATGGTACCGCGACTTTGAGAAGCGCTTCAACGAAGCTCAAACAGCGGACCTCACCCTCGCACCAGAATGGACCCTGGCgatggaggaagaagccGTTGCCCGtatcaagaaggagcaggcGGAGAAGGCCCGCGTCAAGCCCCCCAAGTCTGTCAGCCCAGCCGTGGCTGAAATCTTCAAGGGCACCGACTTTGAGAAGCCCATCCAGAAGCCCTCCGTGGCCACCACCATTGCCACGACCCCCATAAGCCCGCTGGCAGCAAGCAACGGTGGGGATCCGTTTGGTACCCCCCCTCGCACCCCCTCAGACCGTGGTCATCACTACCCTAATTCAAACACAGCGACAACCTACAACACTGCCGCCAACGAAGCCTTTGCGCTGGCTGGGCTCAAGGCCCCATTCACGGTTCAACCGTTCAGGGTCGAGTTGAACAGGATCATCGTGACGTATATCATGTCCGGCAGCCCAAGGCAACTCAACCTTTCTGACCGGGAGCAAAAGGCTGTGCTGCAAGCTCTTTGCTTCACCACTCATCCCTCTGCgctgagggtggtggtcaggAGCGTAGAGTCCACTCTTCGTCAGCAAGCCCACCCCAACTTCATCCGCTGGTCGATTTGCAATGGCAACCCTGTCAGAGTAACATTCGCCCGCTGCCTTGGAGTAGGCACTATCGCTCTGAgcaccatcgccgccatcatcctcacttTGTCATCTGCCCCTAGAGGCTTCAGGGCGCTGCCAGCAATAGGGTGGGTGATTGGCGTTGCAACACTCGTAGCAGCATACAAGGGAATGTGCGTGGTCTTGCATGGCCTCCATCACAGACACGTGAGGCCATGGGAGCTGTTTGCTGTTGACGGGGAGGACCATCAGCAGAACGAGAAGGAACAGGATGTGAGGAGTGAAAAGAGTCTGGAGACTGGGAGCAACAGTTTTGAGAATGAGCCGTGGGTGGTCAAGTATGAGAAAAGGAATTTGATCAGGAAGATTTTTGATAGGGAGGTTTG GATTCAGGAACCGGCGCTCAGACAGATCCAGGACACCATTTTTGTGCAGAGCTTGCTGTTTGCGTTTATTTGCGCGGGGGGGTTGACGGCGATTTTTGTGCCGCTTCCAGGTGGGAATCTGTTTTGA
- a CDS encoding hypothetical protein (EggNog:ENOG503NWGY; BUSCO:EOG09262IP2; COG:H), whose protein sequence is MPNDIYQADAPLLSGDVKAAVGEEAREHGAHAPTDGNILSSLVIPNEVPPVHGRRERSGTVCIAEIDETLSHPGSVRINVKGAFIVDQDSSTPTHSDDGRSGSPGRSPVRHETQDIRLPNHTAVVSHIAIDIGGSLAKLVYFSREAHSTEPGGRLNFQSFETDHIDDCLEFMRKLKRRYQRANGANSPPASELCVMATGGGAYKFYDKIREVLGVDVLREDEMECLIIGLDFFINEIPREVFTYSEEHPMQFVEPGDNVYPYLLVNIGSGVSFLKVSGPREYERVGGTSLGGGTLWGLLSLLTGARTFDEMLDLASEGDNSNVDMLVGDIYGTDYGKIGLKSTTIASSFGKVFRKKRQAETEAEDSGGLAHKDQLHHRQQQPRTHNGVHTPPLLDEDVEQPEPQLSDFMSKDPSRPFSSADISRSLLYAISNNIGQIAYLQSQIHGLSHIYFGGSFIRGHPQTMNTLSYAIKFWSKGAKQAYFLRHEGYLGAVGAFLKRQPRNWGRRGSFEEAALELRMRARTRSVDSIPEEVISSVDDKLSGGEEVAA, encoded by the exons ATGCCGAACGATATCTACCAGGCCGATGCCCCGCTGCTTTCCGGAGACGTGAAGGCGGCCGTGGGCGAAGAGGCCCGGGAGCACGGAGCACACGCCCCGACCGATGGCAACATCCTCTCATCGCTTGTCATCCCGAACGAAGTTCCTCCTGTCCACGGCCGTCGCGAAAGGTCCGGCACCGTCTGCATTGCCGAAATCGACGAGACGCTGAGCCATCCTGGCTCGGTGCGCATCAACGTCAAGGGCGCATTCATCGTCGACCAGGACAGCAGCACCCCGACGCACTCCGATGACGGCCGGAGCGGATCCCCCGGCCGGTCGCCAGTCCGGCACGAGACCCAGGATATTCGGCTGCCGAACCACACTGCCGTCGTGAGCCATATCGCCATTGAT ATTGGTGGTTCCCTTGCCAAGCTTGTCTACTTCTCCCGAGAGGCTCACTCGACCGAACCGGGCGGACGGCTCAACTTCCAGAGTTTTGAGACGGATCATATAGATGATTGCCTCGAGTTTATGCGCAAGCTGAAGCGCAGGTACCAGCGGGCCAACGGGGCCAACAGCCCACCGGCGTCTGAACTCTGTGTCATGGCGACAGGAGGCGGCGCCTACAAGTTCTACGACAAGATCCGAGAGGTGCTCGGCGTCGATGTCTTGAGGGAAGATGAAATGGAATGCCTGATCATTGGCCTTGATTTCTTCATCAACGAGATCCCACGTGAGGTCTTCACCTACTCGGAAGAACATCCCATGCAGTTCGTGGAGCCAGGAGACAATGTATACCCATACCTCCTTGTCAACATTGGTTCTGGCGTATCATTCCTCAAAGTTTCCGGACCCCGGGAATATGAGCGTGTTGGCGGTACTTCACTAGGAGGTGGCACTCTATGGGGTCTCCTGAGTCTCCTTACCGGTGCGCGCACATTCGACGAAATGCTGGACCTTGCCTCTGAAGGTGATAACAGCAACGTGGACATGCTCGTCGGCGACATCTACGGCACCGACTACGGCAAGATTGGCCTGAAGAGCACCACCATTGCCAGCTCGTTTGGTAAAGTCTTCCGCAAGAAGCGGCAAGCCGAGACCGAAGCCGAAGACAGCGGCGGCCTTGCTCACAAGGATCAactccaccatcgccaacaacaaccccgtACCCACAATGGCGTGCACACCCCACCACTTCTAGACGAAGACGTGGAACAGCCCGAGCCGCAACTATCAGACTTCATGTCCAAAGACCCCAGCCGCCCCTTTTCGTCAGCCGACATCTCCAGGTCACTGCTGTACGCtatcagcaacaacattgGCCAGATCGCCTACCTCCAAAGCCAGATCCACGGGCTGTCTCACATTTACTTTGGCGGCTCATTCATCCGCGGCCACCCCCAAACGATGAACACCCTCAGCTACGCCATCAAGTTCTGGAGCAAGGGGGCCAAGCAGGCCTACTTCTTGCGCCATGAGGGCTACCTCGGTGCTGTGGGTGCGTTCCTCAAGAGACAGCCCCGGAACTGGGGTAGAAGGGGATCGTTTGAGGAGGCCGCGCTGGAGCTCAGAATGCGGGCGCGGACGAGAAGTGTGGATTCTATCCCCGAGGAGGTAATATCCTCTGTGGATGATAAGCTCagtggaggcgaggaagttgCTGCTTGA
- a CDS encoding hypothetical protein (COG:C; EggNog:ENOG503P3U5; BUSCO:EOG09265BTC): MSTIFRASRPAFRARTFFQQNASKTTRRFQSTESTANAAPESWMQQFWKSEKGPKTVHFWAPMMKWGLVLVGISDFARPAESLSLTQNAALTTTGIIWTRWCLIIKPKNYLLAAVNFFLGCVGVIQCSRIFLHHQAQKKLAEEVGEAKEAVKEAKEAIKHKSS, translated from the exons ATGTCCACCATCTTCCGCGCCTCCCGCCCAGCCTTCCGCGCCCGCACCTTCTTCCAGCAAAACGCCTCCAAGACCACCCGCCGCTTCCAGTCTACCGAGTCCACGGCCAATGCCGCGCCAGAGTCATGGATGCAGCAGTTCTGGAAGAGCGAGAAGGGTCCCAAGACTGTGCACTTTTG GGCACCAATGATGAAATGgggcctcgtcctcgtcggcaTCTCAGACTTTGCCCGCCCCGCCGAGTCCCTCTCCCTGACCCAAAACGCCGCCCTCACGACCACCGGCATCATCTGGACGAGATGGTGCTTGATCATCAAGCCCAAGAACTACCT CCTCGCCGCAGTCAACTTTTTCCTCGGATGCGTCGGCGTGATCCAGTGCAGCCgcatcttcctccaccaccaggcccagaagaagctcgcggaggaggtcggcgaggccaaggaggcggtcaaggaggccaaggaggctaTTAAGCACAAGTCTTCATAG
- a CDS encoding hypothetical protein (COG:C; EggNog:ENOG503P78W) — protein sequence MRTRLSLAVGQRAVGPLLFSPCTTQALCNHPSKLCTLFYAAQEVKRCSVANNLRQQQELHFESIEPPRPAKAHLLVALGPDSKRQQQNEPIERLVSLPFSYTEHIKMSGRYAFAKGLKEVRFLFCQTGEHSAATRSFLSRAYPIMKKNNPSTPIMLREAQGTLPKIYARYGLGQEKSQSLEGLSDKQIEDAVTQLVKNETS from the exons ATGCGAACAAGGCTCTCGCTGGCAGTCGGCCAACGCGCCGTGG GGCCTCTCTTGTTTAGTCCGTGCACCACTCAGGCTTTGTGCAACCACCCCTCGAAGTTATGCACACTGTTTTATGCAGCGCAGGAAGTTAAGAGGTGCAGCGTTGCAAACAACTTGcgccagcagcaagagcTCCATTTTGAATCAATCGAGCCTCCACGACCCGCGAAAGCCCACTTGCTTGTTGCCCTGGGGCCGGACAGcaaacgacaacaacaaaacgAACCAATCGAGCGACTAGTTTCCCTTCCGTTTTCATATACAGAGCATATCAAGATGTCGGGCAGATACGCTTTCGCCAAGGGCCTCAAGGAGGTTcgcttcctcttctgccAGACTGGTGAGCACAGCGCTGCTACTCG GTCCTTCCTTAGCCGCGCATACCCAATCATGAAGAAGAACAACCCATCGACACCCATCATGCTCCGCGAGGCCCAGGGCACACTCCCCAAGATCTATGCGAGATATG GACTTGGTCAGGAGAAGAGCCAGTCATTAGAAG GACTTTCCGACAAGCAGATCGAGGATGCCGTCACACAGCTCGTCAAGAACGAGACTTCATAA
- a CDS encoding hypothetical protein (EggNog:ENOG503PTFF) — MAKMFRHRRSMGKLTEHPSMYSSLLDPSSEHSSDGAASPSSPNSSNRPLRGRAKSSLLDYQSRNWISAVEHQGEKPPPRKLVKDMNGSGRPSFSQSLSDSDGEKEKGLMRRQIARLKSFYKREK; from the coding sequence ATGGCCAAAATGTTCAGACACAGACGCTCCATGGGCAAGCTCACCGAGCACCCGTCGATGTACTCATCACTCCTCGATCCGAGCTCTGAGCACAGCTCTGATGGTGCTGCTTCACCCAGCTCACCCAACTCCTCAAACCGACCGCTTCGGGGAAGAGCCAAATCCTCGCTTTTGGATTATCAGTCACGAAATTGGATCTCAGCTGTCGAACACCAAGGAGAAAAACCCCCACCCCGGAAACTTGTTAAAGACATGAACGGATCTGGGcgcccctccttctctcaGTCGCTCTCAGACAGCGAtggtgagaaggagaaggggctCATGAGACGCCAAATCGCCAGGCTCAAAAGCTTTTacaagagagagaaatgA
- a CDS encoding hypothetical protein (COG:S; EggNog:ENOG503NZUI; MEROPS:MER0036115) yields the protein MPVWAPNIRPPGAGSYLALGVALGLTTGLTLNALRQLKGSRKPLLIRSPRETQLSKLSREEIDALPYPPDALPGGRDVETPYGIIKVFEWGPEDGEKVLLLHGISTPCLALGNLGQELVRMGYRVMIFDFFGRGYSDTPTDLPYDIRLYTTQILLALASSNVAWAGNDGFHLIGYSLGGGIAVPFAKDFPHMVRSVVLIAGGGLIRPEHVSWRSRLLYSTGIFPEWALEFLVRRRLMPKRREAMTETRMSTQVVDRPKIKHKNSDANGGDGWDCATLLAHRPGHTVSSVMEWQLHQHRGFIPAFMSSIRHAPIYNQHKDWIALGRLLAERRKEAGWVDTSLPGLKGGSILLVLGAMDPVVSKEELIHDATAVLGEDGFEAVVLNSGHELVMTNAIEVANTVAASPAPSGPQPSLTFTRPVFAKLSPHPYLLRTLSPDSPDQQPTRNNGRAPHQSRPIQINTSSLSQAHGSSLVRTGDTTVICGVRGELLPVTAIPQFRPHNGTLYDQDEGDEARARKELKDYDLLVPNIELATGCAPQFLPGVPPTTLAQTVSTRVYSLLHGAGVVDGRGLRVWFTPESKKEEGDMEVEGEEEREEQKPQVVAYWVLYIDLLFVSFDGNPFDAAWAAVLAALKDTKLPMARWDPDREMVVCRKGQDTRLNVRGLPVACSAAVFLEKEHGEVGRGERNRHWILLDPDRSEEELCKEVVTVVVDCSDGGETRVRSIEKQGGTVIGRELIRGFVGVAEGRWREVKEAMGN from the exons ATGCCAGTGTGGGCGCCAAACATTCGTCCTCCAGGGGCTGGCTCCTACCTCGCCCTGGGTGTGGCACTCGGTTTAACAACAGGCTTGACACTCAACGCACTTAGGCAGCTGAAGGGCTCCAGGAAACCTCTACTCATCAGGTCACCCCGTGAGACACAGTTGTCGAAACTTTCAAGAGAGGAAATCGATGCGTTGCCCTATCCCCCAGACGCATTGCCAGGGGGCCGGGACGTTGAGACACCATACGGCATCATCAAAGTATTCGAATGGGGCCCTGAAGATGGAGAAAAGGTTCTCCTGCTGCATGGCATCAGCACGCCTTGTTTAGCACTGGGAAACCTCGGGCAGGAGTTGGTCAGAATGGGATATCGTGTTATGATATTCGACTTCTTTGGGCGTGGCTACTCGGATACTCCAACCGACCTCCCTTATGACATTCGCCTATACACAACTCAGATACTCCTCGCTCTTGCCTCGTCGAACGTGGCGTGGGCTGGGAATGACGGATTCCATTTGATTGGATATTctctgggaggagggattgcTGTCCCGTTCGCCAAAGACTTCCCCCACATGGTCCGGTCTGTTGTCCTTATCGCTGGTGGAGGACTGATTCGGCCCGAACATGtcagctggaggagcagatTACTGTACTCGACGGGGATATTCCCAGAATGGGCGCTCGAGTTTCTAGTTCGGAGACGCCTCATGCCAAAACGACGAGAAGCTATGACGGAAACAAGGATGTCTACTCAGGTGGTGGACAGACCTAAGATCAAGCACAAAAACAGTGATGCCAACGGCGGAGATGGTTGGGACTGCGCCACTCTGTTGGCACATCGACCAGGCCATACAGTGTCGTCCGTTATGGAATGGCAGCTTCACCAACACAGGGGGTTCATTCCGGCTTTCATGAGTAGCATCCGTCATGCACCCATTTACAATCAACACAAGGACTGGATAGCTTTGGGGCGGCTCCTGGCCGAACGGAGGAAAGAGGCGGGCTGGGTGGACACAAGCTTGCCTGGCCTTAAGGGGGGAAGCATTCTTTTAGTACTTGGAGCCATGGACCCCGTTGTTTcgaaggaggagttgattCATGACGCTACGGCTGTgctgggtgaggatgggttCGAGGCTGTGGTTTTGAATAGCGGGCATGAATTGGTTATGACCAATGCGATTGAAGTTGCCAATACTGTTGCTG CTTCACCAGCCCCATCCGGGCCCCAGCCCTCCCTCACCTTTACCCGCCCCGTCTTCGCCAAGctctccccccacccatACCTCCTTCGCACTCTTTCCCCCGACTCCCCAGACCAGCAGCCCACCCGCAACAACGGCCGCGCGCCGCACCAGTCACGCCCGATCCAGATCAATACCTCCTCTCTATCCCAAGCTCATGGCTCTTCTCTCGTCCGAACAGGCGACACGACCGTCATCTGCGGCGTCCGAGGCGAGCTCCTCCCCGTGACGGCCATTCCCCAATTCCGACCTCACAACGGGACGCTCTACGATCAAgacgagggcgatgaggCAAGGGCGAGGAAAGAACTCAAGGATTACGATCTGTTAGTCCCCAATATTGAGCTGGCAACAGGGTGCGCGCCGCAGTTCTTGCCGGGTGTGCCGCCTACGACGTTGGCGCAGACGGTGAGCACGAGGGTGTACAGTCTTTTGCACggggctggggtggtggacgggcgggggttgagggtgtgGTTCACGCCGGAGAGtaagaaggaggaaggggatatggaagttgaaggggaggaggagcgggaggagcagaagccgCAGGTGGTGGCGTATTGGGTGCTGTATATTGATTTGCTCTTTGTCAGCTTTGACGGGAACCCGTTTGATGCTGCTTGGGCGGCGGTTTTGGCTGCGCTGAAGGATACGAAGCTTCCCATGGCGAGGTGGGATCCTGATAGGGAGATGGTTGTTTGCCGGAAGGGGCAGGATACGAGGTTGAATGTCAGGGGACTGCCGGTGGCTTgttcggcggcggtgtttttggagaaggagcatggtgaggtgggaaggggggagcgAAATAGGCATTGGATTTTGTTGGATCCGGATCggagcgaggaggagctgtGCAAGGAGGTTGTTACTGTTGTTGTGGATTGCTCGGACGGGGGGGAGACGAGGGTGAGGAGTATTGAGAAGCAGGGTGGGACGGTGATTGGGAGGGAGTTGAttagggggtttgttggggttgcggaggggaggtggagggaggtgaaggaggcgaTGGGGAATTAG
- the MRS6 gene encoding Rab proteins geranylgeranyltransferase component A (COG:O; EggNog:ENOG503NWFY): protein MESLADTLWDVVICGTGLQQSLLALALSRSDKKVLHIDPNDFYGGAEAAFSLQEVESWVEKVETGKEGLFEAASVKKLGGDTGLSFPRAYSLALAPQLIHARSTLLSQLVSSRAYRQVEFLAVGSFSIFKPSPDSSQKPTLVRIPSTREDVFSTTAISAKAKRGLMKFLKFVLDYDSTPQTDTWQPHADAPLTEFLLKEFKMDQELQTYIITLTLSLNGKINTRDGLAVIHRHLSSMGMYGPGFAALYPKWGGLSEIAQVSCRAGAVGGAVYMLGTGVKTMNDKDDPIVIELSSGDTIKTRKVVRANESATDRFGINRLVAVVGSSLKSLFESTVEGAPKPAVAIVAFPAGSLSTATGEASTSPVYLSVHSSDTGECPANQSVLYFTTGSEHASQDLLQQALDSFLATLSGDTVPQCLYKLQYKQLQSSAHSQANRSVFDFAPPASALAFDDSILQSVQDAWKMVLGDEAVEEEYLTFADREGAMDDDESV from the exons ATGGAGTCTTTGGCTGACACCCTCTGGGACGTCGTCATCTGCGGCACGGGTTTGCAGCAGTCGCTGCTCGCTTT AGCCCTCTCGAGATCCGACAAGAAGGTCCTTCACATCGATCCAAATGACTTCTATGGTGGTGCTGAAGCAGCTTTCAGCCTGCAAGAAGTAGAATCATGGGTTGAAAAGGTCGAAACCGGCAAGGAAGGCCTCTTTGAGGCTGCCTCCGTGAAGAAGCTCGGGGGTGACACCGGCTTGTCTTTTCCCCGCGCATACTCCCTGGCACTCGCACCCCAGCTCATCCACGCCCGCTCGACGCTGCTCTCCCAGCTTGTCTCTTCCCGCGCCTACCGGCAGGTCGAGTTCCTTGCCGTGGGATCCTTCTCTATTTTCAAGCCCTCCCCAGATTCCTCGCAAAAACCCACCCTGGTCCGCATCCCTTCTACCCGCGAAGATGTCTTTTCTACCACCGCCATCTCAGCAAAGGCAAAGCGCGGTCTGATGAAGTTCCTCAAATTCGTTTTGGATTACGACAGCACCCCCCAGACAGACACATGGCAACCCCACGCGGATGCACCACTGACTGAGTTCTTGCTGAAAGAGTTCAAGATGGATCAGGAACTTCAGACTTACATCATCACTCTCACCCTTTCACTCAACGGAAAGATCAATACCAGAGACGGGCTGGCTGTCATCCATCGCCATCTCTCGTCGATGGGTATGTACGGTCCAGGCTTTGCTGCCCTCTACCCCAAGTGGGGCGGCCTGTCAGAGATTGCCCAAGTCTCATGCCGAGCTGGTGCGGTAGGCGGAGCTGTGTATATGCTCGGGACAGGCGTCAAGACGATGAATGACAAGGACGACCCCATCGTGATTGAACTCTCCAGCGGCGATACAATCAAGACACGCAAGGTTGTCCGCGCCAACGAGAGCGCTACTGATCGATTCGGTATCAACAGGCTGGTAGCTGTTGTTGGCTCCTCACTGAAATCACTTTTCGAGTCAACGGTCGAAGGTGCACCAAAGCCGGCCGTCGCCATTGTTGCTTTCCCAGCTGGCTCCTTGTCAACTGCTACTGGGGAAGCATCAACATCCCCGGTGTATCTGTCTGTTCATTCCAGCGATACCGGGGAATGCCCTGCCAACCAAA GTGTTCTTTATTTTACCACTGGATCAGAGCATGCCTCCCAGGACTTGCTTCAACAAGCATTGGATTCTTTTCTGGCTACTTTGTCTGGTGATACTGTCCCCCAGTGTCTTTATAAACTGCAGTATAAGCAACTGCAAAGCTCGGCTCACAGTCAAGCAAACCGTTCGGTTTTCGATtttgctcctcctgcctcAGCCCTTGCTTTTGACGACTCAATTTTGCAGTCGGTTCAAGATGCTTGGAAGATGGTCTTAGGTGATGAAGCTGTCGAGGAAGAGTATCTTACCTTTGCTGACCGAGAAGGCGCaatggatgatgacgaaaGTGTATGA